CACATAGTAAATTGTAGGGGTAAGGCAATTTTGCAATCCTACGCCATGATTTCTATGTTTCTTCTACGTTGattcccattcttcaacatagtCGTAACGCTAACATCGATTTGTAGAACGGGGACCTGGTCTCCAGGCTTTCACCTTAGTCTGAGATACACCGTGATATATCTGAAAGCGTGTTTGAACCCGCTCTCTCACCACAGTCTTTCAAATACAGAAAATGCTTATATTTATTCCAGCCCATCTGATGGCTCTCAATCAGGCGATGACAAGGGGCAACCCCGTGAATAACAACCAAGGACACATGATAAACCAACAAGGAATAGTACCCACAGCTACTGGTAACAGTCACATCACTGTTGGTCCCTCTGCAATGTCTATGTACCAGCTGGCCATGGGTTCCGACAAAGCTGCGAAGATGGCCATGGTTAAGATGATGATGAACTCCCCAAATGCAGAAAACCTGATTCCCCTGATGGTGCTCAGCAACACCAACGGCGGTGCCAGCAACAACAAGGAATTGCTCCGCACAATGGCCATCATGAACACCTTGAACCAAAATCAACAGGGAGGAAATGGCCAAGGCATGGAATCCTTGTTGATGGCAATGGCACTGTCTGCAAACCAAGAGGGCAAGCCTATGTTCCCCATGCTATCCGGTAGCCAGAACAACGGAGGTAGCTCTTCTTCTTCAGGCTCCGCAGAGGGAGGTAACTCCCAGCTTATGGACATGTTCATGCTGAGCAGGATGCTCTGAACAACGTATCCAACTCAAATACATATATCAGttttataagaaaataaaaaggGGGTGTTGATTTTACTCTGTTTCATCTTCTGTTTACTGAAAAGTGTTTCTCTGGATATTTTCCCTAATATTGCTGTATCCGGTAAGGGTCGGTaaggagagtgggtgagtgagtgagtgagtgagtgagttaagttatACGCttcactcggcaatattccatctgtatggcaacggtctgtaaataattgagtctggtccGGACAATCCGGTGATCGGTCTTCACTATTGTGAACTGATAACAtgtggtcaaccaagtcagcgagcctgaccacccgatcccgtcagttgtttcttatgacaagcatcggTTACAGAAGatatattctaacccggagCTTTACGGGTCGGGGAGGTAAGGGGTGCATGtgagtgggggtggggtggttgGAGCAGAACCTGGAATCTTTTCTGAGATAGAATACAAACGTTATTTCTACATAAACTAACAGACAAAAGAAACGACACCAAGTCAAAACCACtgtatttcaaaacaacaaaccaccTGAGGAAATAAGCTAGTTTTGCACATTTTAGTTAGAGCGAGTGGACGAATAGCACACCGGAATGAGGAAAGAAATGTATTTCGTCCTTAAAAAACATCCTCATGTTATAGCACCAAACCTGCATAGATATTCAATCATGGCGTAATTCGTGCTTTGAGTAATTTACAGTTTCTGTTcttgacagaaatatttcatgattttatcaAGTACGTAGTACATAAAGTGTCAACTCCTTAAAGTAACCAGTCTCGATTACTGGACGCATTCCATTGGACGTAAAAGCACACAAAGATGTTCTAAACATAGCTTGACTAGATGAGAACCATAGATGACATCAGGTCAAGCGAAAAGGGTAACATCAACCGCTCATATTCCCTCTTCAAGAAATACACAGGCCATAAAACGTATTTAAGTGTACATAAGTCTATTAAGCTTGTTTCAGATAAGGGAATTTGACACACGGATGAACATGTGTAGTGTTGACATTGTCGACATTAACACAGTTTACTCAAATGCACGTTGTGGACACAAAGGGCTATCAGGTCAGTACCTGGTGACACCACCCTTTGCAGCTTCTCGGCACCGTCTCGGAAGGGATTGCACAGGTCGTCGGACGTTTGGTTGGGGAATTCTTCGCCATTCCTCCTGCAATGCTTTGGCAACTTCTGCATGTATATGGGGACGTCGATGACGTTTACGGACGCGTCGATCACGTTTGTCGCATAGATCTTCGATCGCGTTCATATCATACGATTTGGAGGGCCAAGGAAGGACAATGACTTTTGTATTGGCGAGGGGCACCTGTTACACGAGCTGTGTGGGGTCGAGCGATGTCATGTTGAAACAGCTTCCTCTGGTGGTTAAAATGTGGAAGGAAGTGAGGTAGCAGTATGTGGGTAACGTATGTTGCTGTATGATTGCCTTCAACGACACCTAGCTCTAATCCACCAGTGTAGGACATTGCTCACCATGTCCTATTTAGAAAGGCAGTCCACGGAAAGCAAGAAGAAAGGGAAAGTAGCAAGCATGTATAGAGGGACACTACACGGTAGACATGCATGGAGGGTTACTCTATGGCAGTCATGCATAGGGGGACACTGGGACACTACATGGCAGTTATGTAATACATAGAGGGACACTACACTGCAGGCATGTAATACATAGAGGAACACTACACGGCAGGTATGTAATACATAGAGGGACACTACACGACAGGCATGTCATACATAGAGGGACATTACACTGCAGGTATGTAATACATAGACAGACACTACACGGCAGGCATATAATACATAGAGGGACATTACACtgcatgtatgtaatacatagaCAGACACTACACGGCAGGCATGCCATACATAGAGGGACACTACACGACAGCCATGTCATACATAGAGGGACACTACACTGCAGGTATGTAATACATAGACAGACACTACACGGCAGGTATGTAATACATAGAAGGACACTACACGGCAGGTATGTAATACATAGAGAGACACTACACGGAAGGCATGCCATACATACAGGGACACTACACGGCAGGCATGCATGGAGGGTTACTGTATGGTAGTCATGCATAGGGGTCTCTGGGACACTACAAGGCAGATATGTCACACTTAGAGGGATACTACACGGCAGGTATGTAATACATAGAGGGACACTACATGGCAGGCATGTAATACATAGAGGGATACTACACGGCAGGCATGTAATACATAGAGAGACACTACACTGCAGGCATGTAGTACATAGAGGGACACTACACGGCAGGCATGTAATACATAGAGAGACACTACACTTCAGGCATGTAATACATAGAGGGACACTACACGTCAGGTATCTAATACATAGAGGGACACTACACGGCAGGCATGCAATACATAGAGAGACACTACACTGCATGCATGTAATACACAGAGGGACACTACACGGCAGGCATGCCATACATAGAGGGACACTACACGGCAGGTATGTCATACGTAGAGGGACACTACACGGCAGGCATGCAATACATAGAGAGACAGTACACTGCAGGCATGTAATACATAGAGGGACACTACACGGCAGGCATGAAATACATAGAGGGACTCTAAACGGCAGGTATGCAATACATAGAGGGACACTACACGGCAGGCATGCATAGAGGGACACTACACGACAGACATGCGTAGAAGGATACTACATGACAGGCAAGTCATACATAGAGAGACACTACGTGACTGCTTGCAGAGAGGGACACtacacaatatacatatatacattatacacATTATACGCTACAGGACAGACATGGATAGAAGGACACTACACGGAGGACATACATAGTGGTATACTATATGGCAGATATGCATTGAGAGACACGACAGTGCACACATGCAGAGGGGGGACACTATCAAATAGAAGGCATGCATTGAGGAACACTACAAGTCAGACATACACAGAGGACACTACACGGTAGGCATGTTATACATAGAGGGCCCCTGCACGGCAGACATACGTGGGGAGACATTACACTGAAGGCATGCATAGATAAATGTAGGTCGCACACGTCAGTGGTTATTGAACAACAATGTTTCGAGAACATTACGTCACAGACATGCATTGTTATAAGTGGTTCAAGCGATGCATCACTGTAATTAATGAGAGACAAGGGTGTCATGTTTGAGTCAGACAGGGTGGATATATACCTCCGTCTCTGTCCATGCTGCAGTGTCACCTCCATTACAAGTCAGTGTGCGGAACATCGCCTGGTAAGTATCAAGTAAAAATCCTTtccatatgccttttcaagacaCAAGCGGTCTTTTTCACGAACTTGGATACATCATGTCTAGAACtactctgtctcacagtcctgaaccaaattattttcccctactgcctagaCTCCCCCGACAATGCCAAAGCCCTACATGATGCAAGTGTAGATTTCCCCGGCTTCCCCCAACTCACTGGAACGCCTTTTCAGTTTAATGGGTATATTTGTTACTACCAAAATTATATATagtcagagactaagcgttagtttAGCTCAATACTAGAGTATACTTTGTATGTAGGCATGCAGACTTAATGTAATTAAATGTACTGAAGAAATTTAATTTACTAACTCGAAACATTTACTAGGTAAATCATTACTGACGATGTTGCTTTGTGGTTTGGTGGTCGGCACTCCAGGTTTCTGGACCTTCATTTGACTTATTGTGTATTTCATGTAGGTAACGCATACTTTTTACAAATTGTGTGACTGAGGGTCCTACCAGTACAGGAAAACACGCTTGCCCTTTCCGCGAACACcctgtgtcatcactgatgttCAGTTACACAGCatggacccgggttcgatgcccCACATTAGTGCAATATGACAAATCCATGTCTTGTCCCATGTGGCGATATgacaggaatattgttaaaacggggtaaaactaaactcacccacgcGCTTTTTCCCGTGACCTATTCATGTAATTTTCATCAGTATTTTGACTTTTATGCCCACTGTGAAATGATCAATTTTTGCCACTGACGTTTTaaacattcaaggtctcaattTCTTTCAGTGAACAAAAATGAAGTCAGCTCTCTCTCTCCTGGTTGCCTTGGCAGTCGTTGCTCCAGGTACTGTATACTGTCTTGAAGTAGGATATAGGATAAACTGTACATTAATAGATTGATTAAATAACATAACGGAAAGCATTTACTAGTATTTCACATAGTAAATTGTAGGGGTAAGGCAATTTTGCAATCCTACGCCATGATTTCTATGTTTCTTCTACGTTGattcccattcttcaacatagtCGTAACGCTAACATCGATTTGTAGAACGGGGACCTGGTCTCCAGGCTTTCACCTTAGTCTGAGATACACCGTGATATATCTGAAAGCGTGTTTGAACCCGCTCTCTCACCACAGTCTTTCAAATACAGAAAATGCTTATATTTATTCCAGCCCATCTGATGGCTCTCAATCAGGCGATGACAAGGGGCAACCCCGTGAATAACAACCAAGGACACATGATAAACCAACAAGGAATAGTACCCACAGCTACTGGTAACAGTCACATCACTGTTGGTCCCTCTGCAATGTCTATGTACCAGCTGGCCATGGGTTCCGACAAAGCTGCGAAGATGGCCATGGTTAAGATGATGATGAACTCCCCAAATGCAGAAAACCTGATTCCCCTGATGGTGCTCAGCAACACCAACGGCGGTGCCAGCAACAACAAGGAATTGCTCCGCACAATGGCCATCATGAACACCTTGAACCAAAATCAACAGGGAGGAAATGGCCAAGGCATGGAATCCTTGTTGATGGCAATGGCACTGTCTGCAAACCAAGAGGGCAAGCCTATGTTCCCCATGCTATCCGGTAGCCAGAACAACGGAGGTAGCTCTTCTTCTTCAGGCTCCGCAGAGGGAGGTAACTCCCAGCTTATGGACATGTTCATGCTGAGCAGGATGCTCTGAACAACGTATCCAACTCAAATACATATATCAGttttataagaaaataaaaaggGGGTGTTGATTTTACTCTGTTTCATCTTCTGTTTACTGAAAAGTGTTTCTCTGGATATTTTCCCTAATATTGCTGTATCCGGTAAGGGTCGGTaaggagagtgggtgagtgagtgagtgagtgagttaagttatACGCttcactcggcaatattccatctgtatggcaacggtctgtaaataattgagtctggtccGGACAATCCGGTGATCGGTCTTCACTATTGTGAACTGATAACAtgtggtcaaccaagtcagcgagcctgaccacccgatcccgtcagttgtttcttatgacaagcatcggTTACAGAAGatatattctaacccggagCTTTACGGGTCGGGGAGGTAAGGGGTGCATGtgagtgggggtggggtggttgGAGCAGAACCTGGAATCTTTTCTGAGATAGAATACAAACGTTATTTCTACATAAACTAACAGACAAAAGAAACGACACCAAGTCAAAACCACtgtatttcaaaacaacaaaccaccTGAGGAAATAAGCTAGTTTTGCACATTTTAGTTAGAGCGAGTGGACGAATAGCACACCGGAATGAGGAAAGAAATGTATTTCGTCCTTAAAAAACATCCTCATGTTATAGCACCAAACCTGCATAGATATTCAATCATGGCGTAATTCGTGCTTTGAGTAATTTACAGTTTCTGTTcttgacagaaatatttcatgattttatcaAGTACGTAGTACATAAAGTGTCAACTCCTTAAAGTAACCAGTCTCGATTACTGGACGCATTCCATTGGACGTAAAAGCACACAAAGATGTTCTAAACATAGCTTGACTAGATGAGAACCATAGATGACATCAGGTCAAGCGAAAAGGGTAACATCAACCGCTCATATTCCCTCTTCAAGAAATACACAGGCCATAAAACGTATTTAAGTGTACATAAGTCTATTAAGCTTGTTTCAGATAAGGGAATTTGACACACGGATGAACATGTGTAGTGTTGACATTGTCGACATTAACACAGTTTACTCAAATGCACGTTGTGGACACAAAGGGCTATCAGGTCAGTACCTGGTGACACCACCCTTTGCAGCTTCTCGGCACCGTCTCGGAAGGGATTGCACAGGTCGTCGGACGTTTGGTTGGGGAATTCTTCGCCATTCCTCCTGCAATGCTTTGGCAACTTCTGCATGTATATGGGGACGTCGATGACGTTTACGGACGCGTCGATCACGTTTGTCGCATAGATCTTCGATCGCGTTCATATCATACGATTTGGAGGGCCAAGGAAGGACAATGACTTTTGTATTGGCGAGGGGCACCTGTTACACGAGCTGTGTGGGGTCGAGCGATGTCATGTTGAAACAGCTTCCTCTGGTGGTTAAAATGTGGAAGGAAGTGAGGTAGCAGTATGTGGGTAACGTATGTTGCTGTATGATTGCCTTCAACGACACCTAGCTCTAATCCACCAGTGTAGGACATTGCTCACCATGTCCTATTTAGAAAGGCAGTCCACGGAAAGCAAGAAGAAAGGGAAAGTAGCAAGCATGTATAGAGGGACACTACACGGTAGACATGCATGGAGGGTTACTCTATGGCAGTCATGCATAGGGGGACACTGGGACACTACATGGCAGTTATGTAATACATAGAGGGACACTACACTGCAGGCATGTAATACATAGAGGAACACTACACGGCAGGTATGTAATACATAGAGGGACACTACACGACAGGCATGTCATACATAGAGGGACATTACACTGCAGGTATGTAATACATAGACAGACACTACACGGCAGGCATATAATACATAGAGGGACATTACACtgcatgtatgtaatacatagaCAGACACTACACGGCAGGCATGCCATACATAGAGGGACACTACACGACAGCCATGTCATACATAGAGGGACACTACACTGCAGGTATGTAATACATAGACAGACACTACACGGCAGGTATGTAATACATAGAAGGACACTACACGGCAGGTATGTAATACATAGAGAGACACTACACGGAAGGCATGCCATACATACAGGGACACTACACGGCAGGCATGCATGGAGGGTTACTGTATGGTAGTCATGCATAGGGGTCTCTGGGACACTACAAGGCAGATATGTCACACTTAGAGGGATACTACACGGCAGGTATGTAATACATAGAGGGACACTACATGGCAGG
Above is a genomic segment from Haliotis asinina isolate JCU_RB_2024 chromosome 7, JCU_Hal_asi_v2, whole genome shotgun sequence containing:
- the LOC137292029 gene encoding uncharacterized protein — translated: MKSALSLLVALAVVAPAHLMALNQAMTRGNPVNNNQGHMINQQGIVPTATGNSHITVGPSAMSMYQLAMGSDKAAKMAMVKMMMNSPNAENLIPLMVLSNTNGGASNNKELLRTMAIMNTLNQNQQGGNGQGMESLLMAMALSANQEGKPMFPMLSGSQNNGGSSSSSGSAEGGNSQLMDMFMLSRML
- the LOC137292030 gene encoding uncharacterized protein codes for the protein MKSALSLLVALAVVAPAHLMALNQAMTRGNPVNNNQGHMINQQGIVPTATGNSHITVGPSAMSMYQLAMGSDKAAKMAMVKMMMNSPNAENLIPLMVLSNTNGGASNNKELLRTMAIMNTLNQNQQGGNGQGMESLLMAMALSANQEGKPMFPMLSGSQNNGGSSSSSGSAEGGNSQLMDMFMLSRML